The following proteins are encoded in a genomic region of Brachypodium distachyon strain Bd21 chromosome 1, Brachypodium_distachyon_v3.0, whole genome shotgun sequence:
- the LOC100844248 gene encoding nuclear poly(A) polymerase 4 isoform X3, with protein MTTSNKPLSLAGPVDADIQRTAELNKFLVEAGLYESAHESARREEVLGELDKIVKDWVKQLTSQRGYTDQMVEDANAVLFTFGSYRLGVHGPGADVDTLCVGPSYVNREEDFFIVLHDILAQTEEVTELQPVPDAHVPVMKFKFHGISIDLLYASVSLLVVPSDLDISQESVLYDIDEATVRSLNGCRVADQILRLVPNIENFRTTLRCLKHWAKRRGVYSNVTGFLGGVNWALLVARVCQLYPNAVPSMLVSRFFRVFTQWRWPNPVMLCAIEEEELGFPVWDPRKNPRDRTHHMPIITPAYPCMNSSYNVSTSTLRVMIEQFQFGNKICQEIELNKANWPALFESFQFFEAYKNYLQVDIIAEDDEDLRLWKGWVESRLRQLTLKIERDTYGKLQCHPYPYEYADPSRQCAHCAFFMGLSRNVGVKIEEGQQFDIRGTVDEFRHDINMYMFWKPGMELAVSHVRRKEIPAYVFPEGYRRPRPQRHVSHQQQSDKNDTENGNMTGSPDGQLKRKHDSAGTDDTEPCRSVKRASVSPVHPKHDSPGTDDTEPCRSVKRASVSPVHPTTSSPSSGNISDEATCNNQKKMSSNASGGSQNSHGSGNLEQANCSGSSPASEKSTDSIASDSKCVIGETVCSGDVTNNLVTCISPVNNSTPTVAVCTTLKRVAEKVVSELVGSESLGGNNPELLEIAEKDMGSVLVENVHFGGNGVTQSGLHEELELMQV; from the exons ATGACCACCTCTAATAAGCCGCTCTCGTTGGCTGGGCCCGTGGATGCTGATATCCAAAGGACGGCGGAGTTAAACAAA TTCCTGGTTGAAGCGGGCCTATATGAGAGTGCGCATGAGTCTGCTAGGCGAGAGGAGGTGCTTGGGGAGCTTGACAAG ATTGTAAAAGATTGGGTGAAGCAGTTAACTAGTCAGAGAGGATATACTGATCAAATGGTTGAAGATGCAAATGCTGTACTTTTCACCTTCGGATCATACCGGCTAGGG GTCCATGGACCTGGGGCTGACGTTGATACTTTATGCGTTGGACCATCATATGTGAACCGTGAG GAAGACTTCTTTATTGTACTGCATGACATATTAGCACAAACAGAGGAAGTGACTGAACTGCAACCTGTACCTGATGCACATGTCCCTGTTATGAAATTTAAGTTTCATGGGATATCAATAGACCTCCTTTATGCCAGTGTTTCTCTCTTAGTGGTTCCATCC GATTTGGATATCTCTCAAGAATCAGTGCTTTATGACATTGATGAAGCAACTGTTCGCAGTCTTAATGGCTGCAGAGTGGCGGACCAAATTCTTAGGCTTGTTCCGAATATTGAG AACTTTCGAACAACACTAAGGTGTTTGAAGCACTGGGCAAAAAGAAGAGGTGTTTATTCTAAT GTTACTGGCTTTCTTGGAGGGGTCAATTGGGCTTTACTGGTTGCACGTGTCTGTCAGCTCTATCCTAATGCCGTGCCAAGTATGCTGGTCTCAAGATTCTTTAGAGTTTTTACCCAGTGGCGCTGGCCAAATCCAGTTATGCTTTGTGCcattgaggaggaggaacttGGCTTTCCTGTGTGGGATCCGCGTAAAAATCCTCGTGACAGAACGCATCATATGCCTATCATCACCCCAGCATACCCATGCATGAACTCTAGTTATAATGTTTCAACAAGCACACTGAGGGTTATGATAGAGCAATTTCAGTTTGGCAATAAAATATGCCAG GAAATTGAGCTGAATAAGGCTAATTGGCCTGCCCTTTTCGAGTCTTTCCAATTTTTCGAGGCATATAAAAATTATTTACAGGTTGACATCATCGCTGAGGATGATGAAGATCTTAGACTTTGGAAGGGATGGGTCGAGTCTCGATTGAGGCAACTGACTTTAAAG ATTGAAAGGGACACTTACGGGAAGTTGCAATGCCATCCTTACCCATATGAATACGCAGATCCCTCCAGACAGTGTGCTCATTGTGCTTTCTTCATGGGCTTATCACGGAATGTGGGTGTGAAAATTGAGGAAGGTCAACAGTTTGATATTCGTGGAACAGTTGATGAGTTTAGGCACGATATCAACATGTATATGTTCTGGAAGCCTGGGATGGAGTTGGCTGTTTCTCATGTCCGGAGGAAGGAGATTCCGGCTTACGTGTTTCCAGAAGGATACAGGAGACCTCGTCCTCAGAGACATGTAAGCCATCAGCAACAATCTGATAAAAATGACACTGAAAATGGCAACATGACTGGATCTCCAGATGGTCAGCTCAAGAGGAAGCATGATTCAGCTGGGACTGATGATACTGAACCTTGCAGATCTGTTAAGAGAGCTTCAGTCAGCCCTGTTCACCCAAAGCATGATTCACCTGGGACTGATGATACTGAACCTTGCAGATCTGTGAAGAGGGCTTCAGTCAGCCCTGTTCACCCAACAACTTCATCACCTAGCTCTGGGAACATTAGTGATGAGGCCACATGCAACAACCAAAAGAAGATGAGTTCTAATGCAAGTGGTGGCAGTCAGAATTCACATGGCAGTGGCAACCTAGAACAAGCAAACTGCTCAGGTTCATCTCCGGCATCCGAGAAAAGCACGGATTCTATTGCATCGGACTCCAAGTGTGTGATAGGGGAAACTGTTTGTTCTGGCGATGTGACAAACAATCTTGTTACTTGTATTTCACCTGTCAATAACAGCACTCCAACTGTAGCAGTGTGTACAACTTTAAAGCGTGTTGCTGAGAAGGTTGTATCGGAGCTTGTCGGAAGTGAAAGCTTGGGCGGCAACAATCCGGAGTTGCTGGAGATAGCAGAAAAGGACATGGGAAGCGTCCTTGTTGAAAATGTGCATTTTGGTGGGAATGGAGTTACTCAGAGTGGTCTGCATGAGGAATTAGAG CTCATGCAGGTGTGA
- the LOC100844248 gene encoding nuclear poly(A) polymerase 4 isoform X2: MTTSNKPLSLAGPVDADIQRTAELNKFLVEAGLYESAHESARREEVLGELDKIVKDWVKQLTSQRGYTDQMVEDANAVLFTFGSYRLGVHGPGADVDTLCVGPSYVNREEDFFIVLHDILAQTEEVTELQPVPDAHVPVMKFKFHGISIDLLYASVSLLVVPSDLDISQESVLYDIDEATVRSLNGCRVADQILRLVPNIENFRTTLRCLKHWAKRRGVYSNVTGFLGGVNWALLVARVCQLYPNAVPSMLVSRFFRVFTQWRWPNPVMLCAIEEEELGFPVWDPRKNPRDRTHHMPIITPAYPCMNSSYNVSTSTLRVMIEQFQFGNKICQEIELNKANWPALFESFQFFEAYKNYLQVDIIAEDDEDLRLWKGWVESRLRQLTLKIERDTYGKLQCHPYPYEYADPSRQCAHCAFFMGLSRNVGVKIEEGQQFDIRGTVDEFRHDINMYMFWKPGMELAVSHVRRKEIPAYVFPEGYRRPRPQRHVSHQQQSDKNDTENGNMTGSPDGQLKRKHDSAGTDDTEPCRSVKRASVSPVHPKHDSPGTDDTEPCRSVKRASVSPVHPTTSSPSSGNISDEATCNNQKKMSSNASGGSQNSHGSGNLEQANCSGSSPASEKSTDSIASDSKCVIGETVCSGDVTNNLVTCISPVNNSTPTVAVCTTLKRVAEKVVSELVGSESLGGNNPELLEIAEKDMGSVLVENVHFGGNGVTQSGLHEELEPNNGIEVLSKAHAGVNSDGSQKPSMRVSLTSTA; encoded by the exons ATGACCACCTCTAATAAGCCGCTCTCGTTGGCTGGGCCCGTGGATGCTGATATCCAAAGGACGGCGGAGTTAAACAAA TTCCTGGTTGAAGCGGGCCTATATGAGAGTGCGCATGAGTCTGCTAGGCGAGAGGAGGTGCTTGGGGAGCTTGACAAG ATTGTAAAAGATTGGGTGAAGCAGTTAACTAGTCAGAGAGGATATACTGATCAAATGGTTGAAGATGCAAATGCTGTACTTTTCACCTTCGGATCATACCGGCTAGGG GTCCATGGACCTGGGGCTGACGTTGATACTTTATGCGTTGGACCATCATATGTGAACCGTGAG GAAGACTTCTTTATTGTACTGCATGACATATTAGCACAAACAGAGGAAGTGACTGAACTGCAACCTGTACCTGATGCACATGTCCCTGTTATGAAATTTAAGTTTCATGGGATATCAATAGACCTCCTTTATGCCAGTGTTTCTCTCTTAGTGGTTCCATCC GATTTGGATATCTCTCAAGAATCAGTGCTTTATGACATTGATGAAGCAACTGTTCGCAGTCTTAATGGCTGCAGAGTGGCGGACCAAATTCTTAGGCTTGTTCCGAATATTGAG AACTTTCGAACAACACTAAGGTGTTTGAAGCACTGGGCAAAAAGAAGAGGTGTTTATTCTAAT GTTACTGGCTTTCTTGGAGGGGTCAATTGGGCTTTACTGGTTGCACGTGTCTGTCAGCTCTATCCTAATGCCGTGCCAAGTATGCTGGTCTCAAGATTCTTTAGAGTTTTTACCCAGTGGCGCTGGCCAAATCCAGTTATGCTTTGTGCcattgaggaggaggaacttGGCTTTCCTGTGTGGGATCCGCGTAAAAATCCTCGTGACAGAACGCATCATATGCCTATCATCACCCCAGCATACCCATGCATGAACTCTAGTTATAATGTTTCAACAAGCACACTGAGGGTTATGATAGAGCAATTTCAGTTTGGCAATAAAATATGCCAG GAAATTGAGCTGAATAAGGCTAATTGGCCTGCCCTTTTCGAGTCTTTCCAATTTTTCGAGGCATATAAAAATTATTTACAGGTTGACATCATCGCTGAGGATGATGAAGATCTTAGACTTTGGAAGGGATGGGTCGAGTCTCGATTGAGGCAACTGACTTTAAAG ATTGAAAGGGACACTTACGGGAAGTTGCAATGCCATCCTTACCCATATGAATACGCAGATCCCTCCAGACAGTGTGCTCATTGTGCTTTCTTCATGGGCTTATCACGGAATGTGGGTGTGAAAATTGAGGAAGGTCAACAGTTTGATATTCGTGGAACAGTTGATGAGTTTAGGCACGATATCAACATGTATATGTTCTGGAAGCCTGGGATGGAGTTGGCTGTTTCTCATGTCCGGAGGAAGGAGATTCCGGCTTACGTGTTTCCAGAAGGATACAGGAGACCTCGTCCTCAGAGACATGTAAGCCATCAGCAACAATCTGATAAAAATGACACTGAAAATGGCAACATGACTGGATCTCCAGATGGTCAGCTCAAGAGGAAGCATGATTCAGCTGGGACTGATGATACTGAACCTTGCAGATCTGTTAAGAGAGCTTCAGTCAGCCCTGTTCACCCAAAGCATGATTCACCTGGGACTGATGATACTGAACCTTGCAGATCTGTGAAGAGGGCTTCAGTCAGCCCTGTTCACCCAACAACTTCATCACCTAGCTCTGGGAACATTAGTGATGAGGCCACATGCAACAACCAAAAGAAGATGAGTTCTAATGCAAGTGGTGGCAGTCAGAATTCACATGGCAGTGGCAACCTAGAACAAGCAAACTGCTCAGGTTCATCTCCGGCATCCGAGAAAAGCACGGATTCTATTGCATCGGACTCCAAGTGTGTGATAGGGGAAACTGTTTGTTCTGGCGATGTGACAAACAATCTTGTTACTTGTATTTCACCTGTCAATAACAGCACTCCAACTGTAGCAGTGTGTACAACTTTAAAGCGTGTTGCTGAGAAGGTTGTATCGGAGCTTGTCGGAAGTGAAAGCTTGGGCGGCAACAATCCGGAGTTGCTGGAGATAGCAGAAAAGGACATGGGAAGCGTCCTTGTTGAAAATGTGCATTTTGGTGGGAATGGAGTTACTCAGAGTGGTCTGCATGAGGAATTAGAG CCGAACAATGGGATTGAAGTTCTTTCTAAAGCTCATGCAGGTGTGAATTCGGATGGATCTCAGAAGCCGTCAATGAG GGTTAGTCTGACATCAACAGCATGA
- the LOC100844248 gene encoding nuclear poly(A) polymerase 4 isoform X1: MTTSNKPLSLAGPVDADIQRTAELNKFLVEAGLYESAHESARREEVLGELDKIVKDWVKQLTSQRGYTDQMVEDANAVLFTFGSYRLGVHGPGADVDTLCVGPSYVNREEDFFIVLHDILAQTEEVTELQPVPDAHVPVMKFKFHGISIDLLYASVSLLVVPSDLDISQESVLYDIDEATVRSLNGCRVADQILRLVPNIENFRTTLRCLKHWAKRRGVYSNVTGFLGGVNWALLVARVCQLYPNAVPSMLVSRFFRVFTQWRWPNPVMLCAIEEEELGFPVWDPRKNPRDRTHHMPIITPAYPCMNSSYNVSTSTLRVMIEQFQFGNKICQEIELNKANWPALFESFQFFEAYKNYLQVDIIAEDDEDLRLWKGWVESRLRQLTLKIERDTYGKLQCHPYPYEYADPSRQCAHCAFFMGLSRNVGVKIEEGQQFDIRGTVDEFRHDINMYMFWKPGMELAVSHVRRKEIPAYVFPEGYRRPRPQRHVSHQQQSDKNDTENGNMTGSPDGQLKRKHDSAGTDDTEPCRSVKRASVSPVHPKHDSPGTDDTEPCRSVKRASVSPVHPTTSSPSSGNISDEATCNNQKKMSSNASGGSQNSHGSGNLEQANCSGSSPASEKSTDSIASDSKCVIGETVCSGDVTNNLVTCISPVNNSTPTVAVCTTLKRVAEKVVSELVGSESLGGNNPELLEIAEKDMGSVLVENVHFGGNGVTQSGLHEELEPNNGIEVLSKAHAGVNSDGSQKPSMRSASIGGTLGGRWW, from the exons ATGACCACCTCTAATAAGCCGCTCTCGTTGGCTGGGCCCGTGGATGCTGATATCCAAAGGACGGCGGAGTTAAACAAA TTCCTGGTTGAAGCGGGCCTATATGAGAGTGCGCATGAGTCTGCTAGGCGAGAGGAGGTGCTTGGGGAGCTTGACAAG ATTGTAAAAGATTGGGTGAAGCAGTTAACTAGTCAGAGAGGATATACTGATCAAATGGTTGAAGATGCAAATGCTGTACTTTTCACCTTCGGATCATACCGGCTAGGG GTCCATGGACCTGGGGCTGACGTTGATACTTTATGCGTTGGACCATCATATGTGAACCGTGAG GAAGACTTCTTTATTGTACTGCATGACATATTAGCACAAACAGAGGAAGTGACTGAACTGCAACCTGTACCTGATGCACATGTCCCTGTTATGAAATTTAAGTTTCATGGGATATCAATAGACCTCCTTTATGCCAGTGTTTCTCTCTTAGTGGTTCCATCC GATTTGGATATCTCTCAAGAATCAGTGCTTTATGACATTGATGAAGCAACTGTTCGCAGTCTTAATGGCTGCAGAGTGGCGGACCAAATTCTTAGGCTTGTTCCGAATATTGAG AACTTTCGAACAACACTAAGGTGTTTGAAGCACTGGGCAAAAAGAAGAGGTGTTTATTCTAAT GTTACTGGCTTTCTTGGAGGGGTCAATTGGGCTTTACTGGTTGCACGTGTCTGTCAGCTCTATCCTAATGCCGTGCCAAGTATGCTGGTCTCAAGATTCTTTAGAGTTTTTACCCAGTGGCGCTGGCCAAATCCAGTTATGCTTTGTGCcattgaggaggaggaacttGGCTTTCCTGTGTGGGATCCGCGTAAAAATCCTCGTGACAGAACGCATCATATGCCTATCATCACCCCAGCATACCCATGCATGAACTCTAGTTATAATGTTTCAACAAGCACACTGAGGGTTATGATAGAGCAATTTCAGTTTGGCAATAAAATATGCCAG GAAATTGAGCTGAATAAGGCTAATTGGCCTGCCCTTTTCGAGTCTTTCCAATTTTTCGAGGCATATAAAAATTATTTACAGGTTGACATCATCGCTGAGGATGATGAAGATCTTAGACTTTGGAAGGGATGGGTCGAGTCTCGATTGAGGCAACTGACTTTAAAG ATTGAAAGGGACACTTACGGGAAGTTGCAATGCCATCCTTACCCATATGAATACGCAGATCCCTCCAGACAGTGTGCTCATTGTGCTTTCTTCATGGGCTTATCACGGAATGTGGGTGTGAAAATTGAGGAAGGTCAACAGTTTGATATTCGTGGAACAGTTGATGAGTTTAGGCACGATATCAACATGTATATGTTCTGGAAGCCTGGGATGGAGTTGGCTGTTTCTCATGTCCGGAGGAAGGAGATTCCGGCTTACGTGTTTCCAGAAGGATACAGGAGACCTCGTCCTCAGAGACATGTAAGCCATCAGCAACAATCTGATAAAAATGACACTGAAAATGGCAACATGACTGGATCTCCAGATGGTCAGCTCAAGAGGAAGCATGATTCAGCTGGGACTGATGATACTGAACCTTGCAGATCTGTTAAGAGAGCTTCAGTCAGCCCTGTTCACCCAAAGCATGATTCACCTGGGACTGATGATACTGAACCTTGCAGATCTGTGAAGAGGGCTTCAGTCAGCCCTGTTCACCCAACAACTTCATCACCTAGCTCTGGGAACATTAGTGATGAGGCCACATGCAACAACCAAAAGAAGATGAGTTCTAATGCAAGTGGTGGCAGTCAGAATTCACATGGCAGTGGCAACCTAGAACAAGCAAACTGCTCAGGTTCATCTCCGGCATCCGAGAAAAGCACGGATTCTATTGCATCGGACTCCAAGTGTGTGATAGGGGAAACTGTTTGTTCTGGCGATGTGACAAACAATCTTGTTACTTGTATTTCACCTGTCAATAACAGCACTCCAACTGTAGCAGTGTGTACAACTTTAAAGCGTGTTGCTGAGAAGGTTGTATCGGAGCTTGTCGGAAGTGAAAGCTTGGGCGGCAACAATCCGGAGTTGCTGGAGATAGCAGAAAAGGACATGGGAAGCGTCCTTGTTGAAAATGTGCATTTTGGTGGGAATGGAGTTACTCAGAGTGGTCTGCATGAGGAATTAGAG CCGAACAATGGGATTGAAGTTCTTTCTAAAGCTCATGCAGGTGTGAATTCGGATGGATCTCAGAAGCCGTCAATGAG ATCTGCAAGCATCGGGGGGACTCTTGGAGGAAGATGGTGGTAA
- the LOC100844248 gene encoding nuclear poly(A) polymerase 4 isoform X4, producing MTTSNKPLSLAGPVDADIQRTAELNKFLVEAGLYESAHESARREEVLGELDKIVKDWVKQLTSQRGYTDQMVEDANAVLFTFGSYRLGVHGPGADVDTLCVGPSYVNREEDFFIVLHDILAQTEEVTELQPVPDAHVPVMKFKFHGISIDLLYASVSLLVVPSDLDISQESVLYDIDEATVRSLNGCRVADQILRLVPNIENFRTTLRCLKHWAKRRGVYSNVTGFLGGVNWALLVARVCQLYPNAVPSMLVSRFFRVFTQWRWPNPVMLCAIEEEELGFPVWDPRKNPRDRTHHMPIITPAYPCMNSSYNVSTSTLRVMIEQFQFGNKICQEIELNKANWPALFESFQFFEAYKNYLQVDIIAEDDEDLRLWKGWVESRLRQLTLKIERDTYGKLQCHPYPYEYADPSRQCAHCAFFMGLSRNVGVKIEEGQQFDIRGTVDEFRHDINMYMFWKPGMELAVSHVRRKEIPAYVFPEGYRRPRPQRHVSHQQQSDKNDTENGNMTGSPDGQLKRKHDSAGTDDTEPCRSVKRASVSPVHPKHDSPGTDDTEPCRSVKRASVSPVHPTTSSPSSGNISDEATCNNQKKMSSNASGGSQNSHGSGNLEQANCSGSSPASEKSTDSIASDSKCVIGETVCSGDVTNNLVTCISPVNNSTPTVAVCTTLKRVAEKVVSELVGSESLGGNNPELLEIAEKDMGSVLVENVHFGGNGVTQSGLHEELEV from the exons ATGACCACCTCTAATAAGCCGCTCTCGTTGGCTGGGCCCGTGGATGCTGATATCCAAAGGACGGCGGAGTTAAACAAA TTCCTGGTTGAAGCGGGCCTATATGAGAGTGCGCATGAGTCTGCTAGGCGAGAGGAGGTGCTTGGGGAGCTTGACAAG ATTGTAAAAGATTGGGTGAAGCAGTTAACTAGTCAGAGAGGATATACTGATCAAATGGTTGAAGATGCAAATGCTGTACTTTTCACCTTCGGATCATACCGGCTAGGG GTCCATGGACCTGGGGCTGACGTTGATACTTTATGCGTTGGACCATCATATGTGAACCGTGAG GAAGACTTCTTTATTGTACTGCATGACATATTAGCACAAACAGAGGAAGTGACTGAACTGCAACCTGTACCTGATGCACATGTCCCTGTTATGAAATTTAAGTTTCATGGGATATCAATAGACCTCCTTTATGCCAGTGTTTCTCTCTTAGTGGTTCCATCC GATTTGGATATCTCTCAAGAATCAGTGCTTTATGACATTGATGAAGCAACTGTTCGCAGTCTTAATGGCTGCAGAGTGGCGGACCAAATTCTTAGGCTTGTTCCGAATATTGAG AACTTTCGAACAACACTAAGGTGTTTGAAGCACTGGGCAAAAAGAAGAGGTGTTTATTCTAAT GTTACTGGCTTTCTTGGAGGGGTCAATTGGGCTTTACTGGTTGCACGTGTCTGTCAGCTCTATCCTAATGCCGTGCCAAGTATGCTGGTCTCAAGATTCTTTAGAGTTTTTACCCAGTGGCGCTGGCCAAATCCAGTTATGCTTTGTGCcattgaggaggaggaacttGGCTTTCCTGTGTGGGATCCGCGTAAAAATCCTCGTGACAGAACGCATCATATGCCTATCATCACCCCAGCATACCCATGCATGAACTCTAGTTATAATGTTTCAACAAGCACACTGAGGGTTATGATAGAGCAATTTCAGTTTGGCAATAAAATATGCCAG GAAATTGAGCTGAATAAGGCTAATTGGCCTGCCCTTTTCGAGTCTTTCCAATTTTTCGAGGCATATAAAAATTATTTACAGGTTGACATCATCGCTGAGGATGATGAAGATCTTAGACTTTGGAAGGGATGGGTCGAGTCTCGATTGAGGCAACTGACTTTAAAG ATTGAAAGGGACACTTACGGGAAGTTGCAATGCCATCCTTACCCATATGAATACGCAGATCCCTCCAGACAGTGTGCTCATTGTGCTTTCTTCATGGGCTTATCACGGAATGTGGGTGTGAAAATTGAGGAAGGTCAACAGTTTGATATTCGTGGAACAGTTGATGAGTTTAGGCACGATATCAACATGTATATGTTCTGGAAGCCTGGGATGGAGTTGGCTGTTTCTCATGTCCGGAGGAAGGAGATTCCGGCTTACGTGTTTCCAGAAGGATACAGGAGACCTCGTCCTCAGAGACATGTAAGCCATCAGCAACAATCTGATAAAAATGACACTGAAAATGGCAACATGACTGGATCTCCAGATGGTCAGCTCAAGAGGAAGCATGATTCAGCTGGGACTGATGATACTGAACCTTGCAGATCTGTTAAGAGAGCTTCAGTCAGCCCTGTTCACCCAAAGCATGATTCACCTGGGACTGATGATACTGAACCTTGCAGATCTGTGAAGAGGGCTTCAGTCAGCCCTGTTCACCCAACAACTTCATCACCTAGCTCTGGGAACATTAGTGATGAGGCCACATGCAACAACCAAAAGAAGATGAGTTCTAATGCAAGTGGTGGCAGTCAGAATTCACATGGCAGTGGCAACCTAGAACAAGCAAACTGCTCAGGTTCATCTCCGGCATCCGAGAAAAGCACGGATTCTATTGCATCGGACTCCAAGTGTGTGATAGGGGAAACTGTTTGTTCTGGCGATGTGACAAACAATCTTGTTACTTGTATTTCACCTGTCAATAACAGCACTCCAACTGTAGCAGTGTGTACAACTTTAAAGCGTGTTGCTGAGAAGGTTGTATCGGAGCTTGTCGGAAGTGAAAGCTTGGGCGGCAACAATCCGGAGTTGCTGGAGATAGCAGAAAAGGACATGGGAAGCGTCCTTGTTGAAAATGTGCATTTTGGTGGGAATGGAGTTACTCAGAGTGGTCTGCATGAGGAATTAGAG GTGTGA